A window of the Helianthus annuus cultivar XRQ/B chromosome 4, HanXRQr2.0-SUNRISE, whole genome shotgun sequence genome harbors these coding sequences:
- the LOC110933072 gene encoding uncharacterized protein LOC110933072: MTIIKSTSCLFLILLSLFIFMWYDNNLSGSWWLSIHMWSVIWVMVVVLAVGLVAVVMVRTTVVTWITVLVMLAIAGKRRRVLAVEGRKITGDVAMHLLKVLVKKRSLVAVACATYFSSVAMGWVA, encoded by the coding sequence ATGACCATTATCAAGTCAACATCATGTTTGTTCTTAATACTTCTATCATTGTTCATCTTCATGTGGTATGACAACAACCTTAGTGGATCATGGTGGTTATCAATCCACATGTGGTCCGTCATTTGGGTTATGGTGGTTGTTTTGGCTGTGGGTTTGGTGGCGGTTGTTATGGTTAGAACCACCGTTGTTACGTGGATCACGGTGTTGGTGATGCTTGCTATTGCGGGGAAGCGTCGTCGTGTGCTGGCGGTGGAAGGAAGGAAGATCACTGGAGATGTGGCAATGCATTTGTTGAAGGTTTTGGTTAAGAAAAGAAGTCTTGTTGCTGTTGCTTGTGCTACATATTTTAGTTCGGTTGCCATGGGTTGGGTTGCTTAA